Sequence from the Streptomyces sp. SCL15-4 genome:
GTACGCCGCTTTCCAGCAGGCGTACGAGGAGGAGATCAACCGAGTCAAGCACCGTGCGCGGCGCCCCCAGGGTCCGCGCATGGACTGGGCGCAGCAGTAAAGGGGTCAGGGCCATGGGTGAGAAGGACATCGAGCAGCAGCACGAAGAACAGCTCAAGGGCGCGTCCAAGCCGTCCGCGGTCGGCGCCTACCTCCTGCACCGTGCCAAGCCGCATCTGCCGCCGTGGATCGGCACGGCCGGTGTCGGTCTGGCGGGGTCCGGCGCACATCTGATGTGGGCGGACTCGGCATGGGCCGGGGTCGGCCTGACCCTCTCGTCCGTGGCCCTGACCGCGGCCACGTGGTGGGCGGGCCGCGGGACGAGCGCGCAGCGTCGGCTGCACTCCGCGATCACGGTTGCGGCCGGGTCGCTCTGGTTCACCGGGGCGGCCCTGTCCGGGCCGCTCGCGGGCCCGCTCCCGGACCTGTACCTGATGGGCGGAGCCGTGACGGCCCTGTCGTGGAACGTGCGCATGGTCATGCGCCGCAACCCCGACGCGGTCACCACGGGCGAGTCCTCGGACAAGGGCCTGCTGGAGAAGGTGGGTCTGGCCCGTACGAAGCTGGGCGCGGTCAAGGTCGAACCGAACAAGGTCACCGCGCCCTACGCGCTCCCGGCGGGGGAGGCCACCAACGACGACGTGTCGCGGAGCCTGCCGCGTATCGCGTCCGCGCTGGACGTGCCGACCACGGCCGTGCGCTACCGGCCCGACCCCGAGTCGGCGCGCAAGGGCGAGTTGGTCATCGTCCCGAACGACATGCTGAAAGAGATCATCTGGTACCCCGGGCCGTCGGCTCCGGGCGGCTCGGTCGCGGAGCCGCTCGTCATCGGGGTGTACGACGACGGCCGGGAGCTGCGCCTCACGCTCCCCCAGGCGATCCATCTGCTCGTCATGGGCGTGACCGGCTCCGGCAAGACCGAGGCGGCCATGGACGTCATGGTGGAGATCCTGACCCGCCGGGACGTCGTGGTGTGGCTGTCCGACCCGAAGCGCGGCCAGGACCTCGGGGAGGCGTTCGGCGCGTGCGACTGGGTCGTCACGACGCAGGACGGCGCCGCCGTGATGATCGAAGCGTTCAAGGCCGTGATTCCGGCCCGTCAGCTCTGGCTGGGCCAGCACGGCTACCGGTCGTGGGAGCCTGCCGCCGCGGTCCGCCAGGACGACCCCGCGCACACCTGCCGCGAGGACGGCGCGGCGTGCGGGTGCCCCGGCATGGCCTACCTGGTCGGCTGGTTCGAGGAGGCGGCCAACACGCTGCGGGCCGTGGACGACGACGCGTTCACCGGCATCGCGCAGGAAGCGAGGAGCGCCGGCGCCTCCCTGGTCGTCTCGATGCAGCGCGCGTCCGGCTACCAGATCAGCACCGACACCCGCGCGTCCCTGCCGTCCGCGCTCTGCCTCGGGGTGGACGAGCGGGACGCCGGTTTCGCCCTCCCCTCCGATGTGTTGGAGGCGGGCGCCAACCCGGGCGCCTGGGGGAACAAGCGGCCCGGCTACTGCTACCTGGTCAGCGCGGGCGTGGACGAGGAACTGTGGTCCACCCCCTCCCGGACGTTCCGCAACGACCCCGTAGCGCTGGAGTGGGCGGTTCGGGAGTTCGCCGCGGTGCGGATGCCGGTGGACGACGTGACCGCCACGGCGGCGGCCTCGGTCGCCGGACAGCTCTACACCGACCGCCAGAGCCCGGCCGCGGGCACCGCCACCGAGGGCGGCCCGCAGCGTGCCGCCAGGACGGAAGACAACGACGTGACGACCGACACCGAACCGCTGGTTGACCCCGAGGACGAGGGAATCGACCCCGAGGCCGAACTCCCCGAGGCGAGCGACGCACCGATGTTCGGCGCCCCGGCCGGGGACGAGCCGCACGACCCGCGGGAGGCCATCGAGGACATCCTCCGGGAGTTCGAGCAGGCGGGCCGCATGGTCGTCCAGACGAAGGACTTCATGGAGCACTGTGACCGGCACGGCCGGTCCCGGGCGTGGGTCTCCGGACAGCTCGGACGCCTCGGCCGGGAGGGGCGGCTCGTCCCCACGGGAGGCCACAAATACCGGATCGTCCCGGCCCTGACGTCAGCCTGACGGCCTGACACCTGACACCTAATCCCCAGGTAGACGCGGTGTCAGAGCGGCAGACACCCGCTCTGACACCGCCTGACACCGGGCCCTGACAGCGGGCCCTGACACCCACGAAGGAGCACCCCGTGAGCAGCAGCAACGAGCATCGCACACCGGGCCGGGAGGTCACGCCGGACGACGTGACGCACTTCCTGATCCCCGACTCCCCCGCCGCCCTGGCCACCCCGCCGGCGGCCCCCGCCGCCCCCGAGGCGCCCGCCATGCCGACCACGGCCGAACTCCTGGCCGCGTGGCAGCAGCAGCAGACCGCCGCCGCCCTCGTGCAGTCCGGCGCCCTGCTCCCCCAGTCCGCCGCCCTGGCCGCGGCCGACACGGACCCGGTCGTCCCCCGGTGGGTCTGGCGCGCGTCGGCCGTGACCGCCGCCGTGTCGGCCATGGCGGGCGTGATCGGGTTCGTCGTGTGGGGTGTGTCGCTCGCCCTGACCGCCGCCGTGTCGGCCGTGTCGGCGGCGGCCCCCTACCTCAGCGGCGCGGTCGCCCTGGCACTCGCCCTGGCACTCGCGTGCCGCAAGCGGCCCGGAGCCGACACACTCACGGTCAAAGTCGTTCAGAGCGTCGTCGTACAGAGCAAGCGGAAGTGAGCACCGACATGAAGAAGATCAGCACCCGTGCCGTCCTGGTGACCGGCGCGGCGATCGTCGCAACCGTCGCAATGGCTGCGTCGGCCGACACACTCGCCACCCTCGGCGGCGCGGTCGGATGGGGCCGCGAGATGAAGTGGTCCCTCCCCGTGTCGGTGGACGTCCTCGCCCTCGTGTCGGGTCTGGTCTGGCTCACCGCCGGACTGCCCGAAGCGGCACGCAAGCTCGGATGCTGGCTCACCCTCGTGACGGTCGGCGGCTCGATGGTCCTCAACGCCATCGGCCATCTCGTGTCGACCGACCACATCGTCGTGGGTCCGCCCCTGGTCATCGCCGTGTCGGCCGTGCCGCCCCTGGCCGCCGCCCTGGCCGTCCACCTGGCCGCCATGACGGCACAGGGCGGACGCGGACCCAAGACCGACACGGCGCCCGTGCCGCCGCGCGCCGTTGCCGACACTGCCCCGGTCGCCAACGACACGGCGCCCGTGCCGGTTCGGGTCGGCGCCGACACGGCAACCGACACGGACGACGCGACCGACACGGCCCGGACGGAAACCGACACGCTCACGCTCGCGGCCGACACGGCACCGGAGGAAACCGGCGCGCTCCCCGTGCCGGTTCACGCTCCGGCCGACACGGAGCCGGACCCGTGGACGACTGACGACACGTACGCCGACACGGACGACAACCCCACCGACACGGACCCGCACGCGGCCCGCCCGCTCGTCATGCCGGAGACCGGCGGACGACTCACGGACGCTGAACTGGACGCCGTGGTCGTCCTGCTCATCCGCGAGACCGACCCGCCCCGCTCCTACCGCCAGATGGAAGACCGGTTCCGGGAGCTGGGCTACAGCGCTTCCGCCGCTCGTCTCCGGGCCGCGTGGGGACGCGTGGCCGCCCCCGTCAACTGACCCCGAGGGAGGGGCCGTGTCCGAACAGCAGCAGATGACCCGGGACCGGGCGCTGGAGATCGTGCGCGACTGCTACACCACCGGCCAACCCCAGTCCACGGCCGTGACCCTGACCGGCTACTCCCGGTCGTGGGTGGCCACGGAGTACCGGCGCCTGAAGGCGCGCGGGATTTCCCCCGTGGCCGGCCAACTGGACCTGTTCGACCTGACCGGCTGATCGCGTTCGGGTCCGGCCCCCCACCCGGGCCCGTTCGTGGCCGTCCGGCCAACCCCTCACCCCCCTTGAATTCAGCAGATCCCCCGGCATAGTCGGCGGGGAGTCGCCGGAAACGGCGGCTCGTCGCACGGGCCGGGCCCACAGAACGGAAGACGACATGAGCAGCAGCAACGGAACCCCGATCACCCTCGTGGGCAACCTGACCGATGACCCGGAACTCCGCTTCACCCCCTCGGGGGCCGCCGTGGCGAAGTTCTCCGTAGCGGTCAACCGCCGCCAGTACGACGCACAGTCCGGGGAGTGGAAGGACGCCGGCACCGACTTCCACCGGGTCTCGGCATGGCGGTCCCTGGCGGAGAACGTGGCCGCCACCCTGGCCAAGGGAATGCGCGTCGTCGTCGTGGGGGACCTGCGACAGCGGACGTGGACGGACGAGAAGACGAGCGAGAAGCGGTCCGCGTGGGAGGTGGACGCCTCCGCGGTCGGCCCCGATCTGGCGTTCGCCACCGCCACCGTGACCAAGACGACCCGCACGAGCGGGTCCGCCCCCGGTGACGAGACGTGGGAGACCGCGAGCCGCACCCGTCCCGCCGCCGCCCCGTCCGGCCGGTGACCGCCGTGGGGGGCCGGCCCGAAGTGCTGGACCTGTTCTGCTGCGCGGGAGGGGCCGGAGTCGGGTACGCGCGCGCAGGGTTCGCGGTGACCGGGGTGGACCTGGTGGACCGCCCCCGCTACCCGCACCGGTTCGTGCGCGCCGACGCGCTGGAGTACCTGGCCGCCCTGATCGCCTCGGGGGAGATCCGGCGGTTCGCGTTCGTCCACTCCTCCCCGCCGTGCCAGGCCGGATGCGCGCTCACGGTCGGCACGAACGCCTCCCGAGGGTGGGGCCGCGAACACGTGCAGCTCATCCCCGCCCTGCGGGAGTTGCTGGACGCCACCGGCCTCCCGTACGTCATCGAGCAGCCGGACGGGGCCGCCCCGGTCCGTAAGGATCTGCGGCTGTGCGGCGAGATGTTCGGGCTCGGGGTGCTGAGGCACCGCAACTTCGAAGTGTCGGGGTGGACGTTCCTCGCTCCGCCGCACGTCCCCCACCGGGGCCGGGTGCGCGGGTACCGGCACGGGGTCTGGCACGAGGGGCCCTACGTCGCCGCGTACGGCAAGGGCGGGGGGAAGGCCACCGTGCCGGAGATGCAAGCCGCCATGGGCATCGACTGGACGGACGTGCGCGAGGAACTGACCGAGGCGATACCGCCGGCCTACACCGAGTGGATCGGCTCCGCGTTCCTCGAGGTATCCGGTCTGGCGGTCGCGGCGTGACCGCACGCCGATACGTTCCGGTATCGGGGGCCCTCCCCGTACGGTGACCGCGCGGACGTCCGGCGGCCCGGTGCCCTCCCAACAGGGAGAAAACCGGGCCGCCTTCCGTACCCGGTTCGCCCCGACGCGCGGGATCTTTCCCCTGTTCGGTAGTGGCGTACGGGTACTGACGGGGCGTAGGATTCGGGGACGAATCATGAAAGGAGTTGCGACGTGACCGCTACAGCGACCAAGCCGACCGGCACCGACGCGGCCCCTGCCGTCCCCGCGAACTGGCGGGTGACCCCGCAGGGCACCGTGCGCGTCTCCGACGTGGCCCGTACCACCGGCGACTACGAAGCCATCAACTACACCGTGCGCCGGTACGGCGTCGTCGTCGCGCAGCACGGCCAGGGCCGGAGCCGCTACATCCCGGTATCCGAGGCCCTGCTCCTGGTGGCCGCCGCCGCCCTGGCCGTGGCCGCCGGAGTCGCTCTGGCGCAGATGTACCGCGCGATCAAGGCGAGCGGCGCGCAGGTCGGTCCCGACTCCCTCACGATTCCGCTCCCCCTCGGAGCCTGACCCATGACCATGACGACGTCCCCGAAGGAGGTGAGCACCGTGGGAGACCGCACTGACGCCGTGTTGGACCTGTTCCTGAACATGACGGAGGAGGAGTTCCTGATCCTGTGGAAGTGGGGCGGATACCGCGGTGTCCCCCCGCGGGATGTTGACCGCCGGATCGTCGCCATGGTCAAGGGCATGACTCCCCAGGCTCGGCGGGACGTCGGCCGCGCGTTCGTGCGCGCGTTCGCCGCGCTCCCGCCGCAGATTCGGGCCGCCCTGGCGGCCCTTCTGCTCGTCCTCGTGGGTCGGCCGGCCGGGATACCGCTCCCCGCCGCGGCCCCTCGTGCGCTGTCCCCTCAAAGGAGGTGGCACCGACTCACTCCGGCCCGCGCTCCGTGACCATCCGACCCCGCCTGACCGGCGGGGGTCACGACCGCAGGCCTCTACCCCCAGGAATGCCGAAAGCCCCGAGATCCGACTCCCGAGGCTTGGCATCAATCCCTTTGCGAGGAATGAAGTGCAGGACAAGAGTACCCAGTCAGCACCCGAACTGACCACAGATCCCCGTGTGACCCCCGTCGGGGGTACCGGCCGGGTGACCACGGTCACCGACGGGACGACCGCTTACCTGATCTGCCGGACCGTGCGCGGTCGCGGCGGGTGGGGCGTGCACTGCGCCGCGGGTGAACTCATCACCTCCGGATGGCCGACCCTCACCCGGGCCCGCGCGTACGCCGATCGCCTGCTCTCCCGGAAGGCGGGGGCGGCCGAATGACCGAGACGACCCCGACCGCCGGGCCGCGGGCCCCCCGCCCTCGGACCGAGCGGCCCCTCCGTGTGGTCACCGGCTCCGACGGGGCCCGGGAAGAGATCATCACGGAACGGATCGCGGACCGGTACGAGGCAGACGAGAACGGGCACTACCGCGTGAGCCGCTCCTACGGCGAGAACGCCGCCGGGGACCGGGTCACGAAGGTGTCCCGCAAAGAGATCCTGTCCGCCCGCGCGGAGATCACCGCCGCGTACGCCGACGACACCGGGGAGCCGTACCCGATCGCGGCCACCGAGACGACCGACCGGTCCCGCCCCGTGGTCACGTACTACGACCTGCGGGTCTCCCGGGAGGACGCGGGCCCGGTCGTCGTCGACACGGTCCCGGCCGACGACTTCGACAAGTTGGCGTGGTTGGACCGGCAGGAACTCGCGGAGATCCCGCAGGTTCTCGCGGCCACCGGCCAGACCGCGCGCGGGGACATCGTGACGTCGATCCGCCTCGGGTCCGCCCGGTACCCGACCATCCCCGCGTACTCCCGCCTCGGGTGGCACTGCCGCGACGGCCGGTGGCTGTACGTCCACGGCGGCGGCGCGTGGACCAAGGATGGCGCCCTGGACGTCCCGGTCTACGGCAACGGCCTCGGGGTGTTCACCATGGCGCCCCCGCCCGAGGACGACGCGGCCGGCCGCCGCGCGTTCGATGCGCTGTGGCAGTTGTTCGGGATGACCCCGGACAAGTTCGCCGCGGTCGAAATCGGCGCCGTGTTCCGGGCCGCCATGGGGCGCCCCTCGGGGAGCTGCACGTACTGCGCGGTGAACCGCTCCGGGAAGTCCGGCCACATGGCGTTCCTGACGCAGTGCTGGGCCCCCTCGGTCCGCTGGAACACGCTCCCCTTCAACGCGGGGAAGGCGTTCGCCACTCCGGCCTATGTGGAGTACGTCCACCACACGTTCGGGGACATGTTCGTCGGGTGGGACGACATGGCCCCCACCGGCTCCGCACGCGAGCGCGCCGACTATTTCGACCTGTTCGCCCGGTCCCTGTTCAACGGCTCGTCCAAGGGCCGTATGGGCATCAAGGACGGCAAGATCGTGGCCCGTGACCGGCTCCGGCCCCGCGCGTTCGGCGGTCTGTCTGCCGAGGACGTGACCGCGGTCGAGTCGGCGCAGAACCGAACCCACCTGTTGCAGCTCTCCCGCGGGGAGTTCGACCCGGCCGCGTTCGCGGCGGCCGACGAGAACGGCGGCCCCTCGGACCGCTCCGCGCTCATGTCCGCGTTCGTCATCTGGTGGGCGGCCAAGATGCCGGCGCACGCCTACGTCTCCGAGCTCGAGCACCGGTTCGCCGCGGACCTGACCGCCGCCACCGAGGCGCCCGGCCGCTACGTCGAGTCGTCGGCGGACAAGGCGGCCGGCCTCTTCTGCGGTCTGGAGTTCGCGCTCTCCCGCGGGTGGGTCACGCAGGACCGGGCCCGGGAGCTGTGGGAGCGGGGGTGGGCCGGTCTGTGCGAGTCCCTGCGCGCGCAGGTGGACGCCAACTCCGGCCAGTCCATGGCCGACCGCATCCGGGACGCCATCCTTGACGGACTGGCGGTCGGGGACGTTCACGTCCTGGACGTGCACGGCGGGATGCCCGCGCAGGGGCAGGCCCTCGGGTGGCGCGGGGAGTACGCGCAGGGCGCCGGTATCGGCTGGACGGACGGGACCCGCCTCTACCTCCTCCCGTCCGCCGCCGCCCCGTACGTCATCCAGAAGTCGGCCGACTCCGGCGCCCCCATCGAGATCACGGCCCGCGCCATGGGAGAGGCCCTGGAAACGGCCGGATACATCACCGGGGAAGACGAGAACCGCGGCGGCCGGATCACCCACCGGCACACCGCCTCCCAGTGGATCTCCGTTGCCCGCGCCACGAAGAAGGTGTGGTCCATGCCCGTCCCCGTCGAGACCGACGGCGGCCAGGGCGACGCCACCGAGGACGGCCCCCAGACCCCGCAGGGCCCCGAGGGCGGCCCCCTCGTGTGCCGCGGGTGCGGCAACGCCATGGACGCCGATTTCAACGGGGACGGACTGCACCCCGGGTGCGACGCGCCGGACGAGTGGCCCGCGGGCACCCTCGGAGCCTCCGTGAGCGACCGCCCGGCCCTGGCCGCGGTCCCCGACCCGGTGACCCCCGAGGCGGCCCCCCTGGCGGTCCCTGCGGGCCCCGTGGTCGTGGACGAGCCGGTCCTCCCCGAGCCGGAGCCGGAGCCCGCCGCGGCCCCCGCCCCGAGCCGTCAGGCCTCCCCGAAGGTGCGGCCGGAGCCGACCGTGTGCGCGAGCATCGCGGACCGTGTGGCCGCCGCCCTGGAAAAGGCCGGCGGGGACGTCGACAAGGCAACCGCCGCTCTGATCAAGACCGCGATCCCCGACGGGATGGAGCTGTTGGAGTCGACGCGGGTGTCTGCCCGGTACGACTTCACCGCGCACCCGCCGGAGCCGGAGATCCTGCGCAAGCCGTCCAAGAACGGCGCCAACGACGTGTGGGAGGCCCGTCCGAAGTGGACGAACCCCACGACCCCGGACGGCACTGAGGTGCAGCTCCTGGACGTGAACGCCGCCTACCTCTCCGCGCTGAACACTCACCTCCCGATCGGTGCGTTGCAGCACGCCACGGGCGGGGAGTTCGACCGGCGCCGCTCCGGTCTCTACCGGATCACCCCGCCGGAGTGGACCCGGACCGACCTCCCCAACCCCATCGGGTCCCGGGAGCTGTCCGGGGACCTGTGGGTCACCCGGCCGACCCTGCAACTCCTGTTGGACGCGTCCTCGGAGAAGTACGGGCGCCTGTGCGATGCACCGGTCATCCACGAGTCGTGGACGAGCGGGTCCTCGGAGTCCATCCTCCGCGCCTTCCGGATCATCCTCCGGGACGCGCGCGCGGCGGCCATCGAGTCGGGGGATGACGTCACCCTCGCGTACGTCAAGGCCATGTATTCCAAGTTCATTTCGACGTCCGCGAAAGCCTCCAAGTTCAATCACCTGATCGAGCGCACGGACTGGTCACAGATCATCCGCGCGCAGGCACACGGGAATCTGTGGCGCCGCGCATTCAAGGCACACACCGCCGGTCTGACCGTTCACCGGATCACCGGAACCGACGAATTGCACGTGGCCGGAGACTGGCGCGCGGTATTCGCTGAGGGTCGGGGACTGACCGAGATGAAGACGAAGGGTGCCTATGTCGTCGGCGCCCCGGTCGCAAAGATGGGGGAGTGACGACATGGTAGGCAAAATCACAGGCGAATTCGGAGCGCACGGAAAGCAGGGCGGGGAAGCAATTTCCGACCGGCTCACGGAACTTGCCGGGGGTATCAAGTCGTCCGCCATGAGTGAGCGCGGATTGGAGGCGCGTCTCAAGTACCTCACGAACTCCCCCGCCGGATATCAGGCAATGGAGCGGGCCGGTATCAGCGTCACCCCGCGCACGCTTATCGCGTGGCTGTCCGG
This genomic interval carries:
- the traB gene encoding plasmid transfer protein TraB translates to MGEKDIEQQHEEQLKGASKPSAVGAYLLHRAKPHLPPWIGTAGVGLAGSGAHLMWADSAWAGVGLTLSSVALTAATWWAGRGTSAQRRLHSAITVAAGSLWFTGAALSGPLAGPLPDLYLMGGAVTALSWNVRMVMRRNPDAVTTGESSDKGLLEKVGLARTKLGAVKVEPNKVTAPYALPAGEATNDDVSRSLPRIASALDVPTTAVRYRPDPESARKGELVIVPNDMLKEIIWYPGPSAPGGSVAEPLVIGVYDDGRELRLTLPQAIHLLVMGVTGSGKTEAAMDVMVEILTRRDVVVWLSDPKRGQDLGEAFGACDWVVTTQDGAAVMIEAFKAVIPARQLWLGQHGYRSWEPAAAVRQDDPAHTCREDGAACGCPGMAYLVGWFEEAANTLRAVDDDAFTGIAQEARSAGASLVVSMQRASGYQISTDTRASLPSALCLGVDERDAGFALPSDVLEAGANPGAWGNKRPGYCYLVSAGVDEELWSTPSRTFRNDPVALEWAVREFAAVRMPVDDVTATAAASVAGQLYTDRQSPAAGTATEGGPQRAARTEDNDVTTDTEPLVDPEDEGIDPEAELPEASDAPMFGAPAGDEPHDPREAIEDILREFEQAGRMVVQTKDFMEHCDRHGRSRAWVSGQLGRLGREGRLVPTGGHKYRIVPALTSA
- a CDS encoding DNA methylase, coding for MTAVGGRPEVLDLFCCAGGAGVGYARAGFAVTGVDLVDRPRYPHRFVRADALEYLAALIASGEIRRFAFVHSSPPCQAGCALTVGTNASRGWGREHVQLIPALRELLDATGLPYVIEQPDGAAPVRKDLRLCGEMFGLGVLRHRNFEVSGWTFLAPPHVPHRGRVRGYRHGVWHEGPYVAAYGKGGGKATVPEMQAAMGIDWTDVREELTEAIPPAYTEWIGSAFLEVSGLAVAA
- the ssb gene encoding single-stranded DNA-binding protein, translated to MSSSNGTPITLVGNLTDDPELRFTPSGAAVAKFSVAVNRRQYDAQSGEWKDAGTDFHRVSAWRSLAENVAATLAKGMRVVVVGDLRQRTWTDEKTSEKRSAWEVDASAVGPDLAFATATVTKTTRTSGSAPGDETWETASRTRPAAAPSGR
- a CDS encoding DUF2637 domain-containing protein, translating into MSTDMKKISTRAVLVTGAAIVATVAMAASADTLATLGGAVGWGREMKWSLPVSVDVLALVSGLVWLTAGLPEAARKLGCWLTLVTVGGSMVLNAIGHLVSTDHIVVGPPLVIAVSAVPPLAAALAVHLAAMTAQGGRGPKTDTAPVPPRAVADTAPVANDTAPVPVRVGADTATDTDDATDTARTETDTLTLAADTAPEETGALPVPVHAPADTEPDPWTTDDTYADTDDNPTDTDPHAARPLVMPETGGRLTDAELDAVVVLLIRETDPPRSYRQMEDRFRELGYSASAARLRAAWGRVAAPVN